A genome region from Spirochaetota bacterium includes the following:
- a CDS encoding phasin family protein, with translation MSDSMLKDVFYTSVGLILKGKEKVEEAAKRFVADHPMNKEEGEKFVRGVMDKAEEAKNDLTKMVEEAVEKAVHTMGLVTKKQFDELEKRLKESQKK, from the coding sequence ATGTCGGACAGCATGTTGAAAGATGTTTTTTATACGAGCGTCGGGCTGATACTGAAAGGCAAGGAAAAGGTCGAGGAGGCCGCGAAGCGGTTCGTCGCCGACCATCCGATGAACAAGGAAGAAGGCGAGAAATTCGTCCGCGGCGTCATGGACAAGGCCGAGGAAGCGAAGAACGATCTGACGAAGATGGTCGAAGAGGCCGTTGAAAAAGCCGTTCACACAATGGGCCTTGTCACGAAAAAGCAGTTCGATGAACTTGAAAAACGACTGAAAGAGTCGCAGAAAAAATAA